One segment of Salvelinus alpinus chromosome 1, SLU_Salpinus.1, whole genome shotgun sequence DNA contains the following:
- the pycr1a gene encoding pyrroline-5-carboxylate reductase 1a, protein MSVGFIGAGQLAHALVKGFSAAGVIATQRITASSPDTDLPTVSGLRKMGVNLTTSNKEVVNRSDVLFLAVKPHIIPFVLDEIGPDIEDRHLIVSCAAGVTISSIEKKLLQYRPFPKVMRCMTNTPVVVREGATVYATGTHAELEDGRLLEQLMASVGYCTEVEEDLIDAVTGLSGSGPAYAFTAVEALADGGVKMGLPRRLAIRLGAQALLGAAKMLLDSEQHPGQLKDNVCSPGGATIHALHVMESGGFRALLINAVEASCIRTRELQFLADQEKISPAAIKKTTLDKVLQQPGVGTGVGVRTGSGISLFNSSNPRHKK, encoded by the exons GTGTCATTGCCACCCAGAGGATTACTGCCAGCTCCCCAGACACAGATCTTCCCACAGTGTCAGGACTGCGG AAAATGGGTGTCAATCTCACAACCAGCAACAAGGAGGTGGTGAACAGGAGTGACGTTCTGTTTCTGGCTGTCAAACCACACATCATCCCCTTCGTGTTGGATGAGATCGGACCGGACATTGAGGACCGCCACCTCATTGTGTCCTGTGCAGCTGGTGTCACCATCAGCTCCATTGAGAAG AAGCTGCTCCAGTACCGCCCGTTCCCCAAGGTGATGCGATGCATGACCAACACCCCAGTGGTGGTTCGGGAGGGAGCCACGGTCTACGCCACGGGTACCCATGCCGAGCTAGAGGACGGGAGGCTGCTGGAGCAGCTGATGGCCAGTGTGGGCTACTGCACGGAGGTGGAGGAGGACCTGATCGATGCCGTCACCGGACTCAGTGGCAGTGGACCCGCCTAT GCATTTACAGCTGTGGAAGCGCTTGCTGACGGGGGGGTGAAAATGGGTCTGCCCAGGAGACTGGCTATACGGCTTGGAGCACAGGCCCTGCTG GGAGCAGCCAAAATGCTGTTGGACTCGGAGCAGCACCCTGGCCAGCTGAAGGACAACGTTTGCTCCCCAGGGGGCGCCACCATTCACGCCCTGCACGTCATGGAGAGTGGGGGCTTCCGCGCCCTGCTCATCAATGCTGTAGAGGCCTCCTGCATCAGGACCAG GGAGCTCCAGTTCTTGGCTGACCAGGAGAAGATCTCTCCTGCGGCCATCAAGAAGACTACGCTGGACAAGGTTCTGCAGCAGCCAGGGGTGGGAACAGGGGTGGGCGTCCGGACGGGATCTGGGATCAGCCTGTTCAACAGCAGCAACCCCAGGCATAAGAAGTAA